The Humulus lupulus chromosome 7, drHumLupu1.1, whole genome shotgun sequence region ggtggcccatgcgtaaggtggccaccccttttatatacgtgaaaggtcatgagaggagggccgttggatcgccctgatgtgggatccgaggctctcccctcgaaaggcgaaacgacggctgagtatagactaggccatttaatgcggttctaggaagacgtaccgtcaccaaccatgatgttccacgtattctaCGCATGCGtaaaaggtggaatatggagatTCCAtagagaagcctaaaagcccctactgtgacCCTaaacgacgtcgtgtaccacgagcaggggcttggggggcaaatgtacgccctgattttccatgggctattagccagctgagatatggcctaattatatcagccacgtggataccacatgACCGAAGCtactgtcgtcaggtcctacctctttagctcgaggtagccaaaggttcgccaagattatttaagggccaaAACAGGAAGATAAAGACCACAGGTCAAGAAGGCGTCCATCTCGGGGCACGGGCTGGAGGTGGAAGCCGTGatcccttataaagtcaaccacgcaatgtaaacgtgcatatatcagacatcacgtgtctgatatatccctgaattctcggacacgcaacatgaacgtgcgtattcaggcacccacgactgggttgggtcgtgctgcccattatcccccttacctgttgattagaccacacttcatttgtcaggttttaggaattaatcatgaatgtcacaaaagtgacatgatgggtaagagggtcacgggatgaccccccttgccaactcccaggtgccatctcctataaatatggagaccctaggagttgcaaagggttggattctattgtgtaaggaaataccctgtaaagaataccagacatatagcaataatattggctggtggagtagaaggattttaacctttaaaccacctaaaaacgtagttgtgtcatcagtccattttaagatcatttatctattttggttcattattaagcactgatctctttctcttattttcttaattacctgttggcgaagaaccgcgtcaacaaatataaattaaaatatcataaatataattattataataatatttaacacaactatatatattattttttgagGGGAAATTCATTACTTAACACAAAGAGAATCAATCACAGGAAGACTTGATCAACACAAATCGATCGCTGAAGAAGCAACAAGAGAAAACCTCTATCCCAAATAGCAAATAACAGATACTTTTAAACTTAAAGCATGTTTTTCAATACAAAGAGCAACTATATTACTTGATCTAGGCGTGAGTGACAGACCCAAGCAAGAGCTTTCTTCCAAATCTTTTTTAATATCCTGAACTAAATTACCTAGGCCATCATTTGTCttttttgaaccatttagaaATCTCACAGCCACCAAGCAGTCCTAAAAGATGGAAACATTACTGATCATATATCTTTTAGCAGCTTTTATTCCTTCCCAAATAGCATGTAACTCAGCAGCAAGAGGTGATAAAGGTCTATTCATGAAAGAACAAAAAGAACGTCTTACCTCTCCCTGTCAGTCTCTAATGGTTCCACCTGAGCTACAACAACTCTTAAGATGATCAACCGCAACATCCACAATTACCACTGTGTGGCCCACCCTTGGTGGCTTCCATTTGATGTTGTCGAGTACTGGTTCCTTTTTTTTTCCTGTTATCTTCCAAGTTATTGTGAATCTTGTGGTTGCTTAGTGTTGTGAATTTTCTaacgattaaaatatgcgcaagtatacacagtcgacaacaagtaatacagtgatacaatatcaaagttcgtctccacagggacttttaaactaaataaatgcaATATCAACTAATAACAATTTACAATTCAGTAACCAAATCAAGAGAGAGATTGAGTGATTAATTCTGGAATTAAATGTAAATAAGCAAATTTAATTAAGCTAAAAATCAGAGACCAAATGAAGTAATTCTGTGTAAATTTCAGATGTGAGAAAATAGATCTGGGTGGTTAATTCCCCTCTGTTTCGTTCCAGTTGCTACAGCAATGGCTCAGCAATGGGTCAGCAATTTATGTCACAGTTAACAGATTTCGTAAAACCCAGTgagtttttcccaaaacttacTATCTATTGTTTATAACCTCCCTCAATACATTCCTGTATTAAAACAGACGATAAACAATCCATCAAGCACCAAATCTTTAGGTTATGCAAGGCAGCAAAATAGTCCTATTCCACTACTAAAAATCACCTAAAACTAGGTAagtttcttgcatcaattgaatgggttaagctagacttcccttttccaagttagatttaacttaataaatgctaaatatggccagtaattaacattcaattaacattacagcacattcaattgaactatgacataaacaacttcaccatgcattcaaaatattaattcatacaaagggttcataaccacccaaatcctCAAAAGCTTAGTTCATAACTGAAATTATAAAAACATAACTAGAACTTAGAAGTTCCATAGAGTATGAGCAGAAAAACTAGATAGGAAATTAATACAAAATGAGAGGTGAAGATTAGAGAGATAGATGAGTGATGAGCTCAAGTTCCCCTTTAGAGCGTCTGCTTCCTTCTCCTCTGTTTGGtactttttttcttctcttttttttttctctgtacTTCTCTCTGTAAAATATGCAGCAAACTTGAATGATAATGGGTCTCCCCCAATATTTCGGCTGGTACCTCCCGTTTAGGGTACTTGGTTTACCCTAATTAGCAAGTCAAAGTCAATCTTGCCCCCTGTCCTTTGCCACACCACCCAGCTGACTTAATTGTACAATACTCTCGCCACCTCAGCGCCACTTATGCCTCATTAAGTCCAGCTCGCATTTGTCACGTTTCCTTCCTGGGCTCTGCCAATTGCTACGGTGATGCTACAACATTGAAGCAGCAACATGCATTTTCCAGActtgttgtttcctttttttgATTCCAAAGTCCCCGATCACTTATTTCAGCTTCCTTTCCTGTTTAACACATACACTAAACTACATAAATCACTCAAAATATATGACAATGCAAACACAAGGTCCCTAGCTACACAGACACACTAAATTGAACacaattacaagaaataaaaactcattactcttttgtttggttcaaaaattaagtttaaagatgtgaaaataactctaaatcctagagttatcacttAGCAACTTTTGGGTCCATTCCACCACCTCTGAGCTTTTTGGAGAGAAGTTATTATGCAGCTGACTATTTTGGCAGTAGCAAAGTTGCCATGTTATTGTTACAAACAACTCAAAATTCATGTATTGAGAGCTTTTTATAAAGATTGGAGAGAAACATGATGATGTCTGGGTTAGCCGCTTCCTTTAGAGCACCAAACAACCCACTTTTTTTCCAAGCCTCCTAAGTAGCCTTGCATTCCCATAACACATGAGTGATATTCTCATCCATTTTATGCTTTCTGCACCTCCAACAATTCTTGTCAACATTAACACCCCTGCAAAACAAAGCATTGTTAGTAGGGAGCCAAGTGTGGCTCACTTTCCATAAAAACTGTTTAATCTTGGGTGGTACTCTCAATTTCCAGAGGTGTTTCCACCAACACTTAGTGTTGTCCATGTTAGAAGCCTTTGCGAAAATTCTCTCATTAAGAGTCTATTTTGTACCCACTATGAACACTGTATTCTCCATCCTTAGTGTAGTGCCAAATTAGTGTATCTTCATGCTCCAAGAACCCAATAGGAATGCCCAAAATCAAATCTGCATCTTCCTTATCAAACACCGCACGGATGAACCCCTCATCTCAATCTCCATTTGTCAACCTATAAGATCAATCACTTTCAACCCTCTAGGAATGAAAGGCTTATAAAAACTCTTAAACTTATAGGGTCTCAGAATCCACCTATCTTCCAGCACATTAATAGCATTGCCTGAGCCAATCCTCCATTTAGACCCCAACTCCACGACTTCCTTTCCCCACACAAAAGAAGCGTTAGACCCTGTTTTAGCTTCCATCACATTAGAGTTAGGAAAGTAACTACTCTTTAGAACCTTCCCAACAAGAGATGTTAGATTCCTATATAATCTCCACACTTGTTTCCCAAGAAGAGCCTTGTTGAAAAGCTCGAGATCTTTAAAACCGAGCCCACCCTCCTCTTTCGGTCTACGTAAAGATTTCCAAGAACCCCAatgcattttttatttatttttatctaaAGAACCCCACCAAAA contains the following coding sequences:
- the LOC133791552 gene encoding uncharacterized mitochondrial protein AtMg00310-like; this translates as MHWGSWKSLRRPKEEGGLGFKDLELFNKALLGKQVWRLYRNLTSLVGKVLKSSYFPNSNVMEAKTGSNASFVWGKEVVELGSKWRIGSGNAINVLEDRWILRPYKFKSFYKPFIPRGLKVIDLIG